One stretch of Caldinitratiruptor microaerophilus DNA includes these proteins:
- a CDS encoding methyl-accepting chemotaxis protein produces the protein MAEPVPLSGRAAAPPSDLAGVLALLGAGDIAGAVEGAARLPPHEAEAVRALARALNERFVVAARAVSGTVLTGATQLLASEDLAQETRRQAEDIARLSGAAEGLTASFAEVARAVDAASAGARDSLRQVAIGRDRVQGALRALRELSDTFAEVQERVRALEAEVGQVECVLDVIRRVADQTHLLAFNATIEAARAGEAGRGFAVVAAEVRRLSESARRALRQASGTVERIRQGTGELVAVAAGVARRAAEEATRADEAEEALRQIAAITEKAADELGRVARVTGEQARAVDDMAVALQGVSASTARIEGLAGTVAGAVAVLQRQMAGARKLLTRMSLTLTDDDVLELAKADHLLWTHRLHNLLAGRDRLRPEQILDPGACRLGRWLETCGPAFRSRDAFARLRVVHVRIHEVPRALITAWNAGRKAEARRLFDEVRTLSEELLALLGELQEAAATPGSPPPGTGIAPAR, from the coding sequence ATGGCTGAACCGGTCCCGCTCTCCGGGCGTGCCGCCGCGCCGCCGTCCGACCTCGCCGGGGTCCTGGCCCTGCTTGGAGCCGGGGACATCGCCGGGGCGGTGGAAGGCGCCGCCCGTCTCCCTCCGCACGAGGCGGAGGCCGTGCGCGCCCTGGCGCGGGCGCTCAACGAGCGCTTCGTCGTCGCGGCGCGCGCCGTCTCCGGCACCGTGCTGACCGGGGCAACCCAGCTGCTGGCCAGCGAGGACCTGGCGCAGGAGACCCGCCGCCAGGCGGAGGACATCGCCCGGCTCTCCGGGGCCGCCGAAGGGCTGACGGCGTCCTTTGCCGAGGTCGCCCGGGCGGTCGACGCCGCGTCGGCCGGTGCCCGCGACTCCCTCCGGCAGGTGGCGATCGGGCGGGACAGGGTGCAGGGCGCACTGCGCGCCCTGCGCGAGCTGTCGGACACGTTCGCGGAGGTGCAGGAGCGGGTCCGGGCCCTGGAGGCCGAGGTGGGGCAGGTGGAGTGCGTGCTCGACGTGATCCGCCGGGTGGCCGATCAGACGCACCTCCTCGCCTTCAACGCGACCATCGAGGCGGCGCGGGCCGGCGAGGCGGGGCGGGGCTTCGCCGTGGTGGCCGCCGAGGTGCGCCGGCTCTCGGAGAGCGCCCGCCGGGCCCTCCGCCAGGCCAGCGGCACGGTGGAGCGCATCCGGCAGGGAACCGGGGAACTGGTGGCCGTGGCCGCCGGGGTCGCCCGGCGCGCCGCCGAGGAGGCCACCCGCGCCGACGAGGCCGAGGAGGCGCTCCGGCAGATCGCCGCGATCACCGAGAAGGCGGCGGACGAGCTGGGCCGCGTGGCGCGGGTCACGGGCGAGCAGGCCCGCGCCGTGGACGACATGGCGGTTGCGCTCCAGGGGGTGTCGGCCTCCACGGCGCGGATCGAGGGGCTGGCGGGAACCGTCGCCGGCGCGGTGGCGGTGCTTCAGCGGCAGATGGCCGGCGCCCGGAAGCTCCTCACGCGCATGTCGCTGACCCTGACGGACGACGACGTCCTCGAACTCGCCAAGGCCGACCACCTCCTGTGGACCCACCGGCTGCACAATCTCCTGGCCGGGCGCGACCGCCTGAGGCCCGAGCAGATCCTGGACCCCGGGGCATGCCGCCTGGGCCGGTGGCTGGAGACCTGCGGCCCGGCGTTCCGGAGCCGGGACGCGTTTGCGCGGCTCCGGGTGGTGCACGTGCGGATCCACGAAGTGCCACGGGCGCTCATCACCGCATGGAACGCCGGCCGGAAGGCGGAGGCCCGCCGGCTGTTCGATGAGGTACGGACGCTCTCCGAGGAGCTGCTGGCGCTGCTCGGCGAACTTCAGGAGGCGGCGGCCACGCCGGGGAGCCCGCCACCGGGGACGGGGATCGCACCGGCACGGTGA
- a CDS encoding PIN domain-containing protein, translating into MRPAPAYLLNRDVILWHLRGRPQTTALLQTLLSDGPLGCSVLSLAEVLAGAREHELTRTAALLDTLIALPVGAQEAKVAATLRRGRGPGFIDCLIAATAITHKVPLVTYNRRDFERTGARLFDTSGW; encoded by the coding sequence ATGAGGCCCGCACCCGCGTACCTGCTGAACAGGGACGTGATCCTCTGGCATCTGCGCGGCCGGCCGCAGACCACGGCCCTTCTCCAGACCTTGCTGTCGGACGGGCCGCTGGGCTGCTCGGTCTTGAGCCTTGCGGAGGTACTGGCCGGGGCTCGTGAGCACGAACTCACCCGCACGGCGGCGCTCCTGGACACGCTGATCGCGCTGCCAGTGGGTGCGCAGGAGGCCAAGGTGGCGGCCACGCTGCGACGCGGGCGCGGTCCTGGGTTCATCGACTGCCTGATCGCCGCCACGGCCATCACCCACAAGGTCCCGCTGGTCACGTACAACCGCCGGGACTTTGAGCGCACCGGCGCCCGCCTTTTCGACACGTCCGGGTGGTGA
- a CDS encoding type II toxin-antitoxin system VapC family toxin, producing MAVIVADTSIVIGFLRGHDPEAQAFANLLTERRVCLTAVTVFELAIGVGGFEQLSGRLGSLAGALEVLPLDAEAALRAGELERQLRRKGVPIGLADVLIAGICLRHARPLLTLNTQHFSRVDGLRVLAPGAL from the coding sequence ATGGCGGTGATCGTCGCAGATACCTCCATTGTCATCGGCTTCCTCCGGGGTCACGATCCGGAGGCGCAGGCGTTCGCCAACCTTCTCACGGAAAGACGGGTGTGCCTCACGGCGGTCACCGTGTTCGAACTGGCCATCGGGGTGGGCGGTTTCGAGCAACTCTCGGGGCGCTTGGGCTCGCTGGCCGGGGCCCTGGAGGTGCTCCCTCTCGACGCCGAGGCAGCGCTTCGCGCCGGGGAGCTGGAGCGGCAACTCCGGCGGAAAGGGGTACCGATCGGGCTGGCGGACGTTTTGATCGCGGGGATCTGCCTCCGGCACGCCCGGCCCCTCCTGACGTTGAACACCCAGCACTTCAGCCGGGTCGACGGCCTGCGCGTGCTTGCTCCTGGAGCGCTCTAG
- a CDS encoding copper amine oxidase N-terminal domain-containing protein — MRLYRLVTAGLVAGLLVAVPLAGAAKEQPPADTAPATGAPAAETGQSAGQEVAPGQRVRAEVHARVANRLRAMVEEGIVRNENAQANLERVIQRLTAEAVAAGDAASEAEALAQVEEALQAGGDGLTPAELDILAEVQARLGKRAEAMETLRTRLTRNARTRAAHEKLVALEAAAGTRQDLDTFVAGKKVDWDVRPAVEEGRTLVPVRKLVEALGGDVGWDPATGEATLVRGAVRVQLRVGSRVARVNGREVPLEVPARIAPGGRLVVPLRFVSEQFGLHVTWLEATRTIVVTEEPLE; from the coding sequence ATGCGGCTGTACCGACTCGTCACGGCCGGGCTGGTCGCCGGGCTCCTCGTGGCCGTGCCGCTCGCCGGCGCTGCGAAGGAGCAGCCACCGGCGGACACGGCGCCCGCCACCGGGGCGCCGGCGGCGGAGACGGGGCAGAGCGCCGGACAGGAGGTGGCCCCGGGCCAGCGGGTCCGGGCCGAGGTGCACGCCCGGGTGGCGAACCGGCTCCGGGCGATGGTGGAAGAGGGGATCGTCCGCAACGAGAACGCGCAGGCGAACCTGGAGCGGGTGATCCAGCGGCTCACGGCGGAGGCGGTGGCCGCCGGCGACGCGGCCTCCGAGGCGGAGGCGCTCGCGCAGGTGGAGGAAGCCCTGCAGGCCGGCGGGGACGGGCTGACCCCGGCGGAGCTGGATATCCTGGCCGAGGTGCAGGCCCGCCTCGGCAAGCGCGCGGAGGCGATGGAGACGCTGCGGACCCGGCTCACGCGCAACGCCCGCACCCGGGCGGCGCATGAGAAGCTCGTGGCCCTGGAGGCCGCGGCGGGGACGCGGCAGGACCTGGACACCTTCGTGGCCGGCAAGAAGGTCGACTGGGACGTGCGGCCGGCGGTGGAAGAGGGCCGCACGCTGGTGCCGGTCCGCAAGCTGGTGGAGGCGCTCGGCGGCGACGTCGGCTGGGACCCGGCCACCGGGGAGGCGACCCTGGTGCGCGGGGCGGTGCGCGTGCAGCTGCGGGTCGGCAGCCGGGTCGCTCGGGTGAACGGGCGCGAGGTGCCGCTGGAGGTGCCGGCCCGCATCGCCCCCGGCGGGCGGCTGGTGGTGCCGCTGCGGTTCGTGAGCGAGCAGTTCGGCCTGCACGTGACGTGGCTGGAGGCGACCCGGACCATCGTCGTGACGGAGGAGCCTCTGGAGTAG
- a CDS encoding type II toxin-antitoxin system VapC family toxin, producing MRPAPAYLLDTDVIIWHLRGRPQTTALLQTLLSDGPLGCSALSLAEVLAGARQHELARTEALLDSLIALPVGAQEAKVAATLRRGRGPGFIDCLIAATAITHKIPLVTYNRRDFERTGARLFDTSGW from the coding sequence ATGAGGCCCGCACCCGCGTACCTGCTGGACACGGACGTGATCATCTGGCATCTGCGTGGGCGGCCGCAGACCACGGCCCTTCTCCAGACACTGCTGTCGGACGGGCCGCTGGGCTGCTCGGCCTTGAGCCTTGCCGAGGTACTGGCCGGGGCTCGGCAACACGAACTCGCCCGTACAGAGGCGCTTCTCGATAGCCTGATCGCGCTGCCAGTGGGTGCGCAGGAGGCGAAGGTGGCGGCCACGCTGCGGCGCGGGCGGGGCCCTGGGTTCATCGACTGCCTGATTGCTGCCACGGCGATCACCCACAAGATCCCGCTGGTCACGTACAACCGTCGGGACTTTGAGCGCACCGGTGCCCGCCTTTTCGACACGTCCGGGTGGTGA
- a CDS encoding ribbon-helix-helix domain-containing protein, which translates to MSRTRMVPLRFPEDLIKSIDELVGTGGRTRFIVEAAAQELARRRQRRALESTAGTWRSEDHPELPDTLEGTAAAIREARRRAERQTP; encoded by the coding sequence ATGTCCAGGACTCGCATGGTTCCCTTGCGCTTCCCGGAGGACCTTATCAAGTCGATCGACGAATTGGTGGGCACCGGCGGGCGCACCCGGTTCATCGTCGAGGCGGCGGCGCAGGAACTCGCGCGGCGCCGGCAGCGCCGGGCGTTGGAGAGCACGGCGGGCACGTGGCGCAGTGAGGATCACCCCGAATTGCCGGATACTCTGGAAGGCACCGCCGCGGCCATTCGTGAGGCACGCCGGCGGGCAGAGCGCCAAACGCCATGA
- a CDS encoding VOC family protein yields MAPARTWVVATPKLLLVTPQGQENRIGTFSNVIFLRDDMERTYAELTARGVEFPTPPQRAPWGKWWATFRDPDGNEYGLALASEAWGRGPARQPAGPSPASICVLNGGRRFWLAEAGREEEGPAILSSQPPWGAVGLSTASSLLAPSAVIGYYIYEVYI; encoded by the coding sequence GTGGCGCCCGCTCGCACCTGGGTCGTTGCGACACCCAAGCTCCTCCTCGTCACCCCGCAGGGGCAGGAGAACCGGATCGGCACCTTCTCCAACGTGATCTTCCTGCGCGACGACATGGAGCGCACGTACGCCGAGCTGACCGCCCGGGGTGTGGAATTCCCCACCCCGCCCCAGCGGGCGCCGTGGGGGAAGTGGTGGGCCACCTTCCGGGACCCCGACGGCAACGAGTACGGCCTGGCGCTGGCGAGCGAGGCGTGGGGCCGCGGCCCTGCCCGGCAGCCGGCCGGGCCATCCCCAGCGAGCATCTGCGTCCTGAACGGCGGAAGGCGGTTCTGGCTGGCTGAAGCCGGGAGGGAGGAGGAGGGCCCGGCGATCCTGTCGTCGCAGCCGCCGTGGGGTGCCGTGGGGTTGAGCACCGCCTCTTCTCTGCTTGCACCGTCGGCGGTGATCGGGTACTATATATACGAGGTGTATATATAG
- a CDS encoding type II toxin-antitoxin system HicB family antitoxin — protein MAREFYVVVERDEDGFYVGEVPQLRGCYAQGRTLDELMSNIREVIELCLEDEPETAAVLPEFVGVQKVVIP, from the coding sequence ATGGCGCGGGAGTTTTATGTTGTGGTCGAGCGGGATGAAGACGGTTTTTATGTAGGGGAGGTTCCCCAGCTACGGGGTTGTTACGCTCAGGGTCGAACCCTGGACGAGCTGATGTCGAACATCCGTGAGGTTATCGAGCTGTGCCTGGAGGATGAACCGGAGACGGCGGCCGTCCTACCCGAGTTTGTCGGTGTGCAAAAGGTTGTTATTCCATGA
- a CDS encoding VOC family protein translates to MLTRVRSVGIYVSDQQRALEFYTQVLGCELVTDMPMGPGPDAPRWIEVRLPGDTTKLVLVTPRGQENRIGTFSNVIFFSDDMERTYAELTGRGVEFPTPPQRAPWGKWWATFRDPDGNEYGLALASEA, encoded by the coding sequence ATGCTCACCCGAGTCCGTTCGGTCGGCATCTACGTCTCCGACCAGCAGCGGGCGCTGGAATTCTATACTCAGGTCCTCGGCTGCGAGCTCGTGACCGACATGCCGATGGGCCCCGGCCCGGACGCCCCGCGCTGGATCGAGGTCCGGCTACCCGGGGACACGACCAAGCTCGTCCTTGTCACCCCGCGGGGGCAGGAGAACCGGATCGGCACCTTCTCCAACGTGATCTTCTTCAGCGACGACATGGAGCGCACGTACGCCGAGCTGACCGGCCGGGGCGTGGAATTCCCCACCCCGCCCCAGCGGGCGCCGTGGGGGAAGTGGTGGGCCACCTTTCGGGACCCCGACGGCAACGAGTACGGCCTGGCGCTGGCGAGCGAGGCGTGA
- a CDS encoding type II toxin-antitoxin system VapC family toxin produces the protein MEPGLILVDTNVLVYALNEDVPQHRVSRALLEAALDRRVPLAVVPQVLLETYAVLTDRRRVHHPLDPETAWAQVDIYRSHLTVLPVTTDVLDYLETLVKQHKPAAQAIYDYFLAAQMYAHGVRTVCTHDVSAFTGLSGLRVETPESLASRLGLTWT, from the coding sequence TTGGAACCGGGGCTGATCCTGGTGGATACGAATGTCCTTGTCTACGCCCTGAACGAGGACGTCCCTCAGCACAGAGTGAGCCGAGCCCTGCTCGAGGCCGCGCTGGATCGCCGCGTGCCTCTGGCCGTGGTACCGCAGGTGTTGCTGGAGACGTACGCGGTGTTGACGGATCGCAGACGCGTGCACCACCCCCTGGACCCCGAGACGGCGTGGGCCCAGGTGGACATCTACCGCTCCCACTTGACGGTACTCCCCGTGACAACGGACGTCCTGGATTACCTGGAAACCCTTGTAAAGCAGCACAAGCCGGCGGCGCAAGCGATCTACGACTACTTCCTCGCGGCCCAGATGTACGCGCACGGCGTTCGCACCGTGTGCACCCATGATGTCAGCGCGTTCACCGGGCTCAGCGGACTCCGGGTCGAGACCCCGGAGTCGCTCGCGTCCCGACTGGGCCTGACGTGGACGTGA
- a CDS encoding ribbon-helix-helix domain-containing protein — translation MQLNIYVPKGKEPLLERLDRISELTGRSKNDLVLEALERYLIPPRPVLGKFRLGNRDLGTRREWYQDWNRG, via the coding sequence ATGCAACTCAACATCTACGTGCCAAAAGGCAAGGAGCCGCTCCTGGAGCGACTTGACCGGATCAGCGAGCTCACCGGGCGTTCCAAGAACGACCTCGTACTCGAGGCGCTGGAACGCTACCTGATCCCGCCACGGCCCGTTCTGGGGAAGTTCCGGCTCGGGAACAGGGACCTGGGGACCCGGAGGGAGTGGTACCAGGATTGGAACCGGGGCTGA
- a CDS encoding ATP-binding protein has protein sequence MTAPAYRERDLTPALLAALRAMPVVVVTGMRQVGKSTLLRRQPQLAGRRYVSLDDFAQLEAARRAPEAFLAGTGPVTVDEVQKCPELLPVIKRMVDEDRTPGRFLLSGSANFALLRDITESLAGRAVYLTLSPFTRREISGRVEAEPYLRRFFRTLELPREEAEVAPVTASDVFRGGMPPVCLDPGTDPALWFRGYEQTYLERDVRQLTQVADLITFRQFVQLAALRTGQILNVSELARDARIAPTTAGRYLGVLEASFVVRRLPPYLKNRASRLIKSSKIYITDSGLACHLAGIGTAGALERDPLWGALFETHAAAEITAILESRWPEARLSFWHVQGRHEVDFIVEAGREVMAIELKAATRWTERDLSGLRAFLHATPNCRAAVLAHNGTAAVKLGDRLWALPLGLLLS, from the coding sequence ATGACAGCACCAGCGTATCGTGAGCGTGACCTGACGCCGGCACTCCTCGCTGCGCTGCGCGCCATGCCCGTGGTGGTGGTCACGGGCATGCGCCAGGTGGGCAAGAGCACGCTGCTGCGGCGCCAGCCGCAATTGGCCGGCCGCCGGTACGTGTCCCTCGACGACTTCGCCCAGCTCGAGGCCGCCCGGCGCGCCCCCGAGGCCTTCCTGGCGGGTACCGGCCCGGTCACCGTCGACGAGGTGCAGAAGTGCCCCGAGCTCCTGCCCGTGATCAAGCGGATGGTGGACGAGGACCGGACCCCGGGGCGGTTCCTTCTCTCCGGTTCGGCCAACTTCGCACTTCTCCGGGACATCACGGAGAGCCTGGCAGGGAGAGCCGTCTACCTGACGCTTTCCCCCTTCACCCGGAGGGAGATCTCGGGTAGGGTGGAAGCCGAACCGTATCTCCGCCGGTTCTTCCGGACGCTGGAGCTGCCACGGGAAGAAGCCGAGGTGGCGCCCGTGACGGCCTCGGACGTCTTCCGGGGGGGAATGCCTCCCGTTTGCCTCGACCCCGGAACCGACCCGGCTCTGTGGTTCCGGGGATACGAGCAGACGTACCTCGAACGAGACGTTCGCCAGCTCACCCAGGTGGCAGACCTCATCACCTTCCGCCAGTTCGTCCAGCTCGCTGCCCTGCGGACCGGACAGATCCTGAACGTCAGCGAACTCGCCCGTGACGCCCGTATCGCTCCGACGACGGCGGGGCGCTACCTCGGCGTCCTGGAGGCGTCGTTCGTCGTCCGTCGCCTCCCACCGTACCTGAAGAACCGGGCGAGCCGGCTCATCAAGTCTTCCAAGATCTACATCACCGATTCCGGCCTGGCCTGCCACCTGGCCGGCATCGGCACGGCCGGGGCGCTGGAGCGGGACCCCCTGTGGGGGGCGCTGTTCGAAACCCACGCCGCGGCGGAGATCACCGCCATCCTGGAGTCGCGGTGGCCGGAGGCCCGCCTCTCGTTCTGGCACGTGCAGGGTCGGCACGAGGTCGACTTCATCGTGGAGGCGGGCCGGGAGGTCATGGCCATCGAACTGAAGGCCGCCACCCGCTGGACGGAACGAGATCTGTCCGGCCTGCGGGCCTTCCTGCATGCGACCCCGAACTGCCGTGCGGCCGTCCTGGCGCATAACGGAACCGCCGCGGTGAAACTCGGCGACCGGCTCTGGGCGCTGCCCCTCGGCCTCCTACTGTCCTGA
- a CDS encoding tetratricopeptide repeat protein, with protein MARAAGLLEKGQELLGRGDLAGAEARFRRAARLYPLPPAYNNWALCRYDSGDPAGTLRVLEPLLSDPAPLPFTRALASMAAWDLGRRDEARTRLRESIADLDRGLARPDQRPLAIPTSTWLEYTVMVLRAAGTLGEHRLVLELHARWPGRDMPDRGYYAGVALWNLGRHAQAARQWRRVDRLDWLERMEAYAQVAEMVDAGALPPFPLDYRPPVGPDTQVPKTPEEVERFSARGSVRLHLLAVALMEGYPDARAVVSGLVRWGGDWGLELGRRLLRASTLPLPLKIAAARALMDRGAVPPDRPLEVIHEGRPVTVRLQAFEVVPDDPALEKEYREAIRLRDAGETEAAIRRLRALMDTGRLYPPALLALAGLHRKRGDLDEAQSLLEILEQAYPDEPAVLLRLADLWLDRGYPETARAYVRRVDAKRLSEPLRTLHRYVLDRLREAGSALPVVPDVHVLGDVWREEIEDRPIPLDLTLARALRSVPVQWLNCTAAELGVEAVRRRREREQRVEAALRSPERLQALVEGIEPQAREALQFLLDAGGWAKVQVLTRRFGPMDGDGFWWDERPPVSVLGRLRARGLVYVGRARLPDGRRHRVAVVPVELRDLLAGPAGAQAAAARERASGEGRPEGPEGESS; from the coding sequence ATGGCCCGAGCCGCCGGACTGCTGGAGAAGGGGCAGGAACTCCTGGGCCGCGGGGACCTGGCCGGGGCCGAAGCGCGCTTCCGCCGGGCCGCGCGGCTCTACCCGCTGCCGCCGGCCTACAACAACTGGGCGCTGTGCCGGTATGACAGCGGAGACCCCGCAGGGACCTTGCGCGTGCTGGAGCCCCTCTTGTCCGACCCCGCCCCCCTCCCCTTCACCCGCGCCCTGGCCAGCATGGCGGCCTGGGACCTCGGACGCCGGGATGAGGCCCGCACGCGCCTCCGGGAGTCAATCGCTGACCTGGACCGCGGCCTGGCGCGGCCGGACCAGCGGCCGCTCGCTATCCCCACGTCCACGTGGCTGGAGTACACGGTGATGGTGCTGCGGGCCGCCGGAACCCTGGGCGAGCATCGGCTGGTGCTGGAGCTGCACGCCCGCTGGCCGGGGCGGGACATGCCCGACCGGGGCTACTACGCCGGGGTGGCGCTGTGGAACCTCGGCCGCCACGCGCAGGCGGCGCGCCAGTGGCGCCGGGTCGACCGCCTCGACTGGCTGGAGCGCATGGAGGCCTACGCCCAGGTCGCCGAGATGGTCGACGCGGGGGCGCTGCCGCCGTTCCCGCTCGACTACCGGCCCCCGGTGGGACCCGATACCCAGGTCCCGAAAACGCCCGAAGAGGTGGAACGGTTCTCTGCCCGAGGTTCTGTGCGTCTTCACCTGCTTGCTGTCGCACTGATGGAGGGTTATCCCGACGCCCGGGCCGTCGTCAGCGGCCTGGTGCGCTGGGGCGGCGACTGGGGCCTGGAGCTCGGGCGCCGTCTGCTCCGGGCGAGCACGCTGCCGCTGCCGCTCAAGATCGCCGCGGCCCGCGCCCTGATGGATCGGGGGGCCGTCCCGCCGGACCGGCCCCTGGAGGTGATCCACGAGGGTCGCCCGGTGACGGTGCGGCTGCAGGCGTTCGAGGTGGTGCCCGACGACCCGGCGCTCGAGAAGGAGTACCGGGAGGCGATCCGGCTGCGGGACGCTGGGGAGACGGAGGCGGCCATCCGCCGGCTGCGGGCCCTGATGGACACTGGCCGCCTCTACCCCCCGGCCCTGCTGGCGCTCGCAGGGCTCCACCGGAAGCGGGGCGATCTCGACGAGGCGCAGTCCCTGCTGGAGATCCTCGAACAGGCCTACCCGGACGAGCCCGCCGTCCTCCTGCGCCTGGCGGACCTGTGGCTCGACCGGGGCTACCCGGAGACGGCGCGGGCGTACGTCCGGCGGGTCGACGCCAAGCGGCTTTCCGAGCCCCTCCGCACCTTGCACCGGTACGTGCTGGACCGGCTCAGGGAGGCGGGGTCGGCCCTACCCGTGGTCCCGGACGTGCACGTGCTGGGGGACGTGTGGCGGGAGGAGATCGAGGACCGGCCCATCCCCCTCGACCTGACCCTGGCCCGCGCGCTCCGCTCGGTGCCGGTGCAGTGGCTCAACTGCACGGCTGCCGAACTGGGGGTCGAGGCCGTCCGGCGGCGCCGGGAGCGAGAGCAGCGGGTGGAGGCCGCCCTTCGCTCGCCCGAACGGCTGCAGGCGCTGGTGGAGGGGATCGAGCCGCAGGCCCGCGAGGCCCTGCAGTTCCTGCTCGATGCGGGCGGCTGGGCCAAGGTGCAGGTCCTCACCCGCCGCTTCGGCCCCATGGACGGGGACGGCTTCTGGTGGGACGAGCGCCCGCCCGTGTCGGTCCTGGGGCGGTTGCGCGCGCGGGGGCTCGTCTACGTGGGGCGCGCCCGACTGCCGGACGGGCGCCGGCATCGGGTGGCCGTCGTGCCGGTCGAGCTGAGGGACCTTCTCGCCGGGCCGGCCGGGGCGCAGGCGGCCGCGGCACGGGAGCGGGCGAGCGGCGAAGGCCGCCCGGAAGGGCCGGAAGGGGAGTCCTCTTGA
- a CDS encoding Uma2 family endonuclease, with protein sequence MSMRTGTRKPWTAEELDRLPEGWRYEIDEGELVIMAPAGWRHGKVTAAIARLLGNFVVASRSGEVLAGEPGFLLRRSPDVLRAPDVAFYSAERKARVGDERGFTAVPPDLAVEVHDPSEPDLSRKVRQYLEAGVRAVWVVDPEARTLTRHAPGEEPRIWSAPEAVVEEPVLPGFACRLAELFGEP encoded by the coding sequence ATGAGCATGCGCACCGGCACGAGGAAGCCCTGGACCGCGGAGGAACTGGACCGGCTCCCGGAAGGGTGGCGTTACGAAATCGACGAGGGGGAGCTGGTCATCATGGCGCCGGCGGGGTGGAGGCACGGGAAGGTAACGGCCGCGATCGCCCGGTTGCTCGGAAACTTTGTCGTGGCCTCCCGGTCGGGCGAGGTCCTCGCCGGTGAGCCCGGTTTCCTCCTCCGCCGCTCGCCGGACGTCCTGCGCGCCCCCGACGTGGCGTTCTACTCCGCCGAGCGGAAGGCCCGCGTCGGCGACGAGCGTGGCTTCACCGCCGTACCGCCCGACCTCGCGGTCGAGGTCCATGACCCCTCGGAGCCAGACCTGAGCCGGAAGGTACGCCAGTACCTGGAGGCCGGTGTGCGGGCCGTATGGGTCGTGGACCCCGAGGCCCGGACCCTGACGCGGCATGCGCCGGGCGAAGAACCGAGGATCTGGTCGGCGCCGGAGGCGGTAGTCGAGGAGCCCGTGCTGCCCGGCTTCGCCTGCCGGCTTGCCGAGCTCTTCGGAGAGCCGTGA